From Bacillus sp. FSL K6-3431, the proteins below share one genomic window:
- a CDS encoding ABC transporter ATP-binding protein, which translates to MRKVLPFLKPYRISMSIAWGLMLIELTVELFHPLFMAKIIDNGIMQNDLNAVMKWGGIMVGISLLGFVAGITNSFFSSHASQSFGYDVRAALFKKVQAFSFNNLSRFQTSSLITRLTNDVTQIQNMVFMSLRIALRAPLLVFGGAIMALIVDPKLALILIIPIPLLIVLLIWMMTKSDRLFQFVQKKLDKVNNVMQENLIGMRLIKAFIRRKYEEKRFRHVNEDLQNQTVKALRLVEVLAPILLFVMNLAILAILWFGSIQVNQNGMQVGKVVAIINYGFRITAALSMLTFIIMAISRGRASSLRISEVLVTDVDLLDTKASSSKKQITSGEVVFKNVSFAYPGTDKPVLENVSLMVKPGATVAVLGATGSGKSALFQLIPRLYDVNKGTIKIDGIDISKMKLEILRRQIGFVPQESILFTGTIKENIAWGKEDASIQEMMESAKDAQIHQTIEQLPQKYDTKIGQKGVNLSGGQKQRISIARALIRKPRLLFLDDSTSALDMKTEAKLLSALKKYDCTTFIITQKITTAMEADQIMLLHEGEIIGNGNHDQLLETSKLYQDIYQSQFAKEALSDV; encoded by the coding sequence ATGAGGAAAGTATTACCTTTCTTAAAGCCATATCGAATATCTATGTCTATAGCGTGGGGTCTTATGTTAATTGAGCTAACCGTAGAACTTTTCCACCCATTGTTTATGGCGAAAATAATCGATAATGGAATTATGCAAAATGATTTAAACGCTGTCATGAAGTGGGGAGGTATCATGGTAGGCATTTCATTGCTCGGTTTTGTAGCCGGGATTACTAATTCCTTTTTTTCTTCGCATGCTAGCCAAAGCTTTGGTTATGATGTGAGAGCGGCGTTGTTTAAAAAAGTACAGGCGTTTTCTTTTAATAATTTATCACGTTTTCAAACTTCTTCATTAATCACACGATTAACGAATGATGTTACGCAAATCCAAAACATGGTTTTCATGAGTTTGCGGATTGCGCTTCGTGCTCCATTGCTAGTATTTGGAGGTGCGATCATGGCGTTAATTGTGGATCCGAAGCTTGCTCTAATTCTCATCATTCCCATCCCTCTATTGATCGTCTTATTAATTTGGATGATGACTAAAAGTGATAGGTTATTCCAATTTGTCCAAAAGAAATTGGATAAAGTGAATAATGTGATGCAAGAAAATTTGATTGGTATGCGTTTGATTAAAGCTTTTATTCGAAGAAAATATGAAGAAAAAAGATTTAGGCATGTAAATGAAGATTTGCAGAATCAAACAGTGAAGGCTTTACGATTAGTCGAAGTATTAGCTCCTATTCTTCTATTTGTGATGAACTTAGCTATCTTGGCCATATTATGGTTTGGAAGTATACAAGTAAATCAAAACGGGATGCAGGTTGGTAAAGTTGTCGCAATTATTAACTACGGATTCCGAATTACTGCAGCGCTTTCCATGTTAACATTTATTATTATGGCAATTTCGCGTGGAAGGGCATCCTCCTTAAGAATCTCTGAGGTGCTAGTAACAGATGTTGATTTGCTAGATACGAAGGCAAGCTCTTCAAAAAAACAAATAACTAGTGGAGAAGTCGTTTTTAAAAATGTCTCTTTTGCCTATCCAGGTACAGATAAACCAGTTCTTGAAAATGTATCATTAATGGTAAAACCAGGAGCGACAGTAGCTGTGCTGGGAGCAACAGGTTCCGGAAAGTCAGCATTATTCCAACTCATACCAAGACTATATGATGTGAATAAAGGCACCATTAAAATTGATGGAATAGATATTAGCAAAATGAAACTAGAAATCCTTAGACGGCAGATTGGGTTTGTCCCGCAAGAATCCATCCTTTTTACTGGAACAATTAAAGAAAATATCGCATGGGGAAAAGAAGATGCCTCCATTCAAGAAATGATGGAAAGTGCAAAAGACGCACAAATTCATCAAACGATTGAGCAGCTACCACAGAAATACGACACGAAAATTGGGCAAAAAGGAGTCAATCTATCAGGCGGTCAAAAACAAAGAATCTCGATAGCTAGGGCACTTATTAGAAAACCTAGATTGCTATTTTTAGATGATAGTACAAGTGCGTTAGATATGAAAACAGAGGCAAAGCTTTTATCCGCTTTGAAAAAATATGATTGTACTACATTTATCATTACACAAAAAATCACAACTGCAATGGAAGCAGATCAAATTATGTTACTACATGAAGGGGAGATCATTGGAAACGGAAATCATGATCAATTATTAGAGACATCTAAACTTTATCAGGATATTTATCAATCTCAATTTGCAAAGGAGGCGCTCTCAGATGTCTAG
- a CDS encoding sodium-dependent transporter gives MDQHREQWSSKLGFILAAAGSAIGLGAIWKFPYVAGTTGGGAFFLIFLLFTLVVGLPVLLAEFSIGRGSQQDAVSAYRFFAPGTRWHWIGRMGMAASFILLSFYSVVGGWIIIYLYNTLTGKLSGLAEQDYGQLFPTSISQPYIAVGAQFLFMIITVWIVAQGIQKGIERANQIMMPALFISFIILIIRSLTLEGAGEGVAFFLLPDFTAIDSKTILYALGQSFFALSVGISVMVTYSSYLNKSESLPKSASIIVLMNIFISLLAGLAIFPAVFSLGMEPTEGPGLLFVVLPAVFNQMPYGMIFLCIFLILFLFATLTSAFSMLEIIVAALAKNNNTKRKKITWLTGLFIFLAGIPSALSFGILDDVMLFGKSIFDFADFLVSNILLPLGALAISLFAAYKIPKQTLLNELSVGTGNAKVIFTVWYFLIRYIAPTAIIIVFLDVIGVWKWLF, from the coding sequence ATGGATCAACATCGAGAGCAATGGTCTTCAAAATTAGGTTTCATTTTGGCAGCTGCCGGTTCGGCAATTGGATTAGGTGCTATTTGGAAATTTCCGTACGTTGCAGGAACAACGGGGGGCGGAGCTTTCTTTCTCATTTTTTTACTGTTTACATTGGTAGTAGGCTTACCTGTTCTGCTTGCTGAATTTTCAATCGGTCGAGGCTCCCAGCAAGATGCGGTTTCCGCATACCGATTTTTTGCTCCGGGAACTAGATGGCACTGGATCGGGAGAATGGGTATGGCCGCAAGCTTTATTTTATTGTCTTTTTATAGTGTAGTTGGTGGATGGATCATCATTTATTTATACAATACGCTTACTGGTAAGCTTTCAGGTTTAGCAGAACAAGATTATGGACAACTCTTTCCAACCTCTATTTCTCAGCCATATATTGCAGTTGGTGCACAGTTTTTATTTATGATTATTACCGTCTGGATTGTCGCACAAGGGATTCAAAAAGGAATTGAGCGTGCAAATCAAATTATGATGCCAGCACTTTTTATTTCTTTTATCATCTTAATTATTCGATCATTAACGCTGGAAGGTGCTGGTGAAGGTGTAGCTTTTTTCCTTTTACCAGATTTCACTGCTATAGACTCTAAAACCATTTTATATGCGTTAGGGCAGTCGTTTTTTGCTTTAAGTGTTGGGATTTCTGTAATGGTTACCTATAGCTCATACTTAAATAAATCGGAAAGTTTGCCGAAATCAGCATCAATTATAGTATTAATGAATATTTTTATTTCCTTACTAGCAGGTCTCGCGATTTTTCCTGCGGTTTTTTCACTAGGCATGGAACCTACAGAGGGACCAGGACTTTTATTTGTAGTATTACCCGCAGTATTTAATCAAATGCCATATGGGATGATTTTTCTCTGTATTTTTCTCATTCTTTTTCTTTTTGCAACTCTTACCTCTGCATTCTCCATGTTGGAAATTATTGTAGCTGCATTAGCAAAGAATAATAATACAAAGCGGAAAAAGATAACTTGGCTGACGGGACTATTCATTTTTCTTGCCGGTATTCCCTCAGCACTTTCATTCGGCATCTTAGATGATGTCATGCTTTTTGGTAAATCTATTTTTGATTTTGCAGACTTTCTCGTTTCAAATATATTATTACCATTAGGAGCGTTAGCGATATCTTTATTTGCCGCTTATAAAATACCTAAACAAACATTATTAAATGAGCTTAGTGTTGGAACTGGAAATGCCAAGGTAATTTTTACTGTTTGGTACTTTTTAATACGATATATTGCTCCCACGGCAATTATCATTGTTTTTCTTGATGTAATAGGTGTTTGGAAATGGTTATTTTAA
- the msrA gene encoding peptide-methionine (S)-S-oxide reductase MsrA, with amino-acid sequence MMKNLEIATFAGGCFWCMVKPFDQWDGIHGVVSGYMGGHVENPTYSDVKSGNSGHYEVVQITYDPTIFSYEQLLDIFWQQIDPTDAGGQFQDRGDSYRAAIFYHNDEQKIVAEESKRQLAQSGKFTKPIVTEIINAPIFYPAEEYHQDFYKKNKEEYLADRNKSGRDDFITKHW; translated from the coding sequence ATGATGAAAAATTTAGAGATAGCAACATTTGCCGGTGGGTGCTTTTGGTGTATGGTAAAGCCATTTGATCAATGGGATGGAATTCACGGCGTTGTATCTGGATATATGGGCGGACATGTGGAAAACCCAACCTATTCCGATGTGAAGTCTGGAAATTCGGGGCATTATGAGGTCGTTCAAATTACATATGACCCTACTATCTTTTCGTACGAACAGCTATTAGATATCTTTTGGCAACAAATTGACCCTACTGATGCTGGTGGACAATTTCAGGATCGAGGCGATTCTTACCGTGCAGCCATTTTTTATCATAACGACGAGCAAAAGATAGTTGCTGAAGAATCAAAACGGCAGTTAGCTCAATCAGGTAAATTTACAAAGCCAATTGTTACGGAAATTATCAACGCCCCTATTTTCTATCCTGCTGAGGAATATCATCAAGACTTTTATAAGAAAAATAAAGAAGAATATTTAGCAGATCGTAATAAATCTGGCCGTGACGACTTCATAACTAAACATTGGTAA
- a CDS encoding FAD-dependent oxidoreductase — protein MNTKNNLEGPNHAESYWINSTKLESFPQLEKDITVDVAIIGGGITGITTAYNLIKEGFHVAVLEASSVLNGTTGHTTAKVTAQHGLIYNELINQFGKEKAKLYYEANINAAANMEECMNLHGIECDYKKEDAYIFTTSKDYLQDLDNEAKAYQTLGIDGGITTDIPLDLKVKSALVMYNQARFHPLHYLSHLINYIKENGGEVYERSVATHMEDGEPATVHFKNEAKVTAKYVISASHFPFHDGRGYFARLHAERSYVLAVKPGKPFAGGLYINAGKPTRSIRSVTINGEEALLISGDGHKAGQGGVEIKHYEALEKFALDYFGAKDIIYRWSTQDLVTTDKVPYIGKISEGHDNIFVATGFRKWGMTTSTVAATIITDLIIGKSNPYADLFSPSRFTENPGVKELVKENMNVAAHLISGKLERPDKELKDIKEGEGSVVTIKGGRAGAYKTEAGELFVVDTTCTHMGCEVNWNSGDRTWDCPCHGSRFSVEGEVVEGPAETPLKRIDPESIDYTTS, from the coding sequence TTGAATACAAAAAATAATCTTGAGGGCCCTAATCATGCGGAATCATATTGGATCAATTCGACGAAATTGGAGTCGTTTCCACAACTAGAAAAAGATATCACAGTAGATGTCGCGATTATAGGTGGGGGGATCACAGGGATTACAACTGCATACAACCTCATAAAAGAAGGTTTTCATGTAGCTGTGCTAGAAGCAAGCTCTGTTCTTAATGGAACTACTGGGCATACAACAGCCAAAGTGACCGCCCAACATGGGTTAATATATAACGAATTAATTAATCAATTTGGCAAAGAAAAAGCTAAGTTATACTATGAAGCAAACATAAATGCAGCAGCCAATATGGAAGAATGTATGAACTTACATGGCATAGAATGCGATTATAAGAAGGAAGACGCATACATCTTTACAACTTCTAAAGACTATTTACAAGACTTGGATAATGAAGCAAAAGCTTATCAAACATTGGGGATTGATGGTGGTATTACAACAGACATTCCATTAGATTTAAAAGTGAAATCCGCTCTTGTTATGTATAACCAAGCTCGATTCCATCCACTTCACTATTTATCGCATTTAATTAACTATATTAAAGAAAATGGTGGGGAAGTATACGAGCGTTCTGTTGCAACTCATATGGAAGATGGAGAACCAGCTACTGTTCATTTTAAAAATGAGGCGAAAGTAACTGCAAAATATGTCATTTCAGCCTCACACTTTCCTTTTCATGATGGTAGAGGTTATTTTGCGCGTTTACATGCTGAACGATCGTATGTACTAGCTGTGAAGCCAGGTAAACCATTCGCGGGTGGTTTATATATTAATGCCGGAAAGCCAACTAGATCCATTAGATCCGTTACAATAAATGGGGAAGAAGCGCTTCTCATTAGCGGTGATGGACATAAAGCGGGACAAGGTGGAGTAGAAATCAAGCATTATGAAGCCTTAGAGAAATTTGCTTTAGACTACTTCGGTGCAAAAGATATAATATATCGCTGGTCTACCCAGGATTTAGTTACAACTGATAAGGTTCCTTACATCGGGAAGATATCAGAAGGCCACGATAATATATTTGTCGCTACAGGCTTCAGAAAATGGGGAATGACAACGAGCACAGTCGCGGCCACGATTATAACAGATTTGATTATTGGTAAATCGAACCCATATGCAGACTTATTTTCTCCATCACGCTTTACTGAAAATCCAGGTGTAAAAGAGCTCGTGAAAGAAAATATGAATGTAGCAGCACATCTTATAAGTGGGAAACTAGAACGGCCTGACAAGGAATTAAAGGATATAAAAGAAGGGGAAGGGTCTGTCGTCACGATCAAAGGTGGAAGGGCAGGGGCGTATAAAACAGAAGCTGGAGAACTGTTTGTAGTTGATACGACATGCACCCACATGGGATGTGAAGTGAACTGGAATAGTGGGGATCGCACTTGGGACTGCCCATGTCATGGTTCAAGATTTTCAGTTGAAGGTGAGGTTGTCGAAGGGCCAGCTGAGACACCTTTGAAAAGAATTGATCCTGAAAGTATTGATTACACAACTTCTTAA
- a CDS encoding cold-shock protein: MAYRRGPQEPIPEEETVVWSCTNEECSCWMRDAFSTEEKTVCPICKSEMEKETRVLPVIS, encoded by the coding sequence ATGGCATATAGAAGGGGACCTCAGGAACCTATCCCTGAAGAAGAAACAGTTGTCTGGTCATGTACAAATGAAGAATGTTCTTGCTGGATGAGAGATGCCTTTTCTACTGAAGAAAAAACAGTTTGTCCAATTTGTAAATCAGAAATGGAAAAAGAAACAAGGGTATTACCAGTTATTAGTTGA
- a CDS encoding YolD-like family protein: MIRDRGTKKWTAMMLPEHVAMIKAMNNDYYKMNKPILDEYQLSEIDEKINTAVEFRLPVKFELWNDGYTEELEGIINKVDDINKHVRIVDLKGDLINIDYESIIEIDFAD; the protein is encoded by the coding sequence ATGATTAGAGATCGTGGAACGAAAAAGTGGACGGCCATGATGCTACCTGAGCACGTAGCTATGATAAAGGCTATGAATAACGATTATTACAAAATGAATAAGCCGATTCTTGACGAGTATCAATTATCCGAAATTGATGAAAAAATTAACACCGCAGTAGAGTTTCGCTTGCCGGTTAAATTCGAGTTATGGAACGATGGATACACTGAAGAGCTGGAAGGTATTATAAATAAAGTGGACGATATTAATAAGCACGTGCGCATTGTGGATTTAAAAGGTGATTTGATTAATATCGATTACGAGTCAATAATTGAAATAGATTTTGCAGATTAG
- a CDS encoding aminoglycoside phosphotransferase family protein, producing the protein MNIELEKLIYALNQRFKTNIISTDCQTMPLQGGSVGNVYLVKGIAETVDGEKLPYRIVLKIQNKWERYGDPGSWRREYDLYSSDLGATFSQALRWPICYHAEFNAEVNEYHLWLEYIDGVTDLDLTGDMYEEAALELGRFQGKLYAEQPAVLESLTNLSHPDLMKNTYLHYRSWPVVYDYIRSEDCELPLHVRQMLIDIDEQADEIFARIEKLPLVLCHRDFWITNLIYADGNFALIDWDTSGWGYLGEDLASLIADEPDIDNMVEHYQRCIPAYYKGFSEYADVSRIADHCVYEIILLVFGYRLVEGYLHTEADDEKTKHVHTLQKIYEMKTIPLRV; encoded by the coding sequence ATGAATATTGAACTTGAAAAGCTGATTTATGCTTTAAACCAACGGTTCAAGACGAATATCATCTCTACTGACTGCCAAACTATGCCGTTACAGGGCGGATCTGTGGGGAATGTGTACCTGGTAAAGGGGATCGCCGAAACCGTGGATGGCGAAAAATTGCCTTACCGTATAGTGCTGAAAATCCAGAACAAATGGGAGCGTTACGGCGATCCGGGTTCATGGCGTCGAGAATATGATCTCTATTCGTCTGACTTGGGAGCGACTTTCTCGCAAGCCCTCCGTTGGCCGATATGTTATCACGCCGAGTTCAATGCCGAAGTTAATGAATATCATCTGTGGCTGGAATATATCGATGGCGTAACCGATTTAGACTTGACCGGTGACATGTATGAAGAGGCCGCGCTGGAGTTAGGGCGCTTTCAAGGCAAGCTGTATGCGGAGCAACCCGCCGTGCTGGAGAGCCTGACCAACCTGAGCCATCCGGATCTCATGAAGAATACGTATTTGCATTACCGGTCATGGCCGGTCGTCTACGATTATATACGATCGGAAGACTGCGAATTGCCCCTGCACGTGCGGCAAATGCTCATCGACATCGATGAGCAAGCAGACGAGATATTCGCCCGTATTGAAAAATTGCCCCTCGTGCTATGTCACCGGGACTTCTGGATAACCAATCTTATCTATGCTGACGGGAATTTCGCGCTTATCGATTGGGATACCAGCGGATGGGGCTACCTGGGCGAGGATCTCGCAAGCCTGATCGCGGATGAACCGGATATCGATAACATGGTCGAACACTACCAGCGATGCATCCCTGCGTATTACAAAGGCTTTTCGGAGTATGCGGATGTATCCCGAATCGCCGATCATTGTGTCTACGAGATAATCCTTCTCGTATTCGGGTACAGGCTTGTCGAGGGGTATCTCCACACAGAGGCTGATGACGAGAAGACGAAGCATGTCCATACTCTCCAAAAAATCTATGAAATGAAAACCATACCCTTGAGGGTTTAA
- a CDS encoding SRPBCC family protein, with amino-acid sequence MDTQVTTKFRIDKPSNEVFEAFVDPLKIGNFWFSSSSERWEQGKSVTLRYDEYEAEGVVNVLEIVENMKIVFSWGGESDEETVVTITLKELDRASTIIEVNESGLNEADPQIVNKMLGQKEGWVYMLTCLKGYLENGVSDLRAAIIH; translated from the coding sequence ATGGATACTCAAGTAACTACGAAATTTAGAATAGATAAGCCGTCTAATGAGGTGTTTGAAGCCTTTGTAGACCCTTTAAAAATCGGGAATTTTTGGTTCTCATCGAGTTCCGAAAGATGGGAACAAGGCAAGTCTGTTACATTAAGATATGATGAATACGAAGCAGAAGGCGTTGTAAATGTATTAGAAATCGTGGAAAACATGAAAATCGTGTTTTCATGGGGTGGAGAATCTGATGAAGAAACAGTTGTTACAATTACACTAAAAGAGTTGGATCGTGCCAGTACAATTATTGAGGTAAACGAATCAGGTCTTAATGAAGCTGACCCTCAAATAGTAAACAAAATGCTAGGACAAAAAGAAGGTTGGGTATATATGTTAACGTGTTTAAAGGGCTATTTGGAGAATGGTGTTAGTGATTTGAGAGCAGCAATAATTCATTAG
- the thiT gene encoding energy-coupled thiamine transporter ThiT, translated as MSKISLQAMIEASIFAAMALVLDILPSIKLTPSISISVAMVPIFIVAFRWGVKTACISGLLWGLLQIAIGDYYIVTPLQGFIEYFIAFTFIGFAGLLAPVVSKTAYEGKKAMMVLTVTLGIFIGSLGRYFWHFIAGVIFFAKYAYEAGKTPIVFSFITNGITMIFSFLLCAIVICVVLSIRPELIKTNKGNHLSNNSKAS; from the coding sequence ATGAGTAAAATTTCTTTACAAGCAATGATAGAAGCATCTATTTTTGCAGCGATGGCACTTGTGTTGGATATACTTCCTTCCATCAAGCTTACACCATCTATCTCTATATCAGTTGCTATGGTGCCCATTTTTATCGTTGCGTTTAGGTGGGGAGTTAAGACAGCATGTATCTCAGGCTTATTATGGGGATTACTACAAATTGCTATCGGTGATTATTATATCGTAACACCACTCCAAGGCTTTATAGAATATTTTATTGCATTTACTTTTATAGGATTTGCTGGGTTACTTGCGCCTGTGGTTAGTAAAACAGCATATGAAGGAAAGAAAGCGATGATGGTCCTCACTGTAACCTTAGGCATTTTCATTGGAAGCTTGGGTCGTTATTTTTGGCATTTTATTGCAGGTGTTATTTTCTTTGCTAAATATGCCTATGAAGCAGGTAAAACACCTATCGTTTTTTCCTTCATCACGAATGGTATCACGATGATTTTCTCCTTTTTATTATGTGCCATTGTCATTTGTGTCGTATTATCTATTCGACCTGAGCTAATAAAAACAAATAAAGGGAATCATTTATCGAATAATAGCAAAGCTTCATAA